The genomic region aacgttaattttacaaaaaactgcaccgtacTATTTTGTGACTAGgcaaaatcaaagttaaatcattattctttcagaGAAATTAGCTGTATATTAGGTgagtgcattaaagtccttaactagacatctttttcaaatattacactcgccctACAAGGCTACAGAACATTATGTAAACAACCCTGCCTTGTGTTATATAGATTATATATACACTGCACTGTTGTTAGTATAAATATTGTGACATTCTGTTAAACCTACCATCTTGTCTAAAAGCTAATCCAATAGTAGCTGGTGCTTGGGCTCTAGCTGTGGCAAACGTAAAACCATAGTCTCCTAACGTCTTATTGTCGTCCAATGGCtgaaagaagtataataaacatTTTATCAAAGTTTGCAGTAGAAAAATGAGAAGAAAAGATACTCATTGGGTTACAGTAAAAtgatttcaatgatttttttatcaaatcctATAGCAATATGCTATGCATTTCATCCATCTTTCCATTCATAAAACTATAATCCTGATGGCTGATGCACTAGATGTATTCAATGGATTCTAAACTACAAAAATGACTAATAAATTCAGTTACAATATGTTTTCCATCATCAAGTAAACAAATCCATTGACGGTGCCATAAAGGCGATTCTGAAATTTGAGTATTCCATCAAAATGCATGTTGGAGGGTAGCCAGTAGGAAGGGATtttcaaaatatccctacaaccaagaaccagtttttagataattttgcatTTAATGATAATAGACAACGCATACTGAGAAAAGACCCATGACCCATATtaaacataggcggatccaggggcccccccctttcatgggaaaaatttggttgattatatagggaatcattgaagcatgactggatcgggccagcgggccccccttaggaaaagttctggatccccCACTGTTAAATAATGAACTTCTCTTCCTACTCTCCCACATAAATTTTAATGGAATAGTACTAATAAGAACTTAGCAAAACCAATTAGTCTACAAACTGTTTGGGAGGCTAATAAATGGCTAAGAAGCCCAAGACATAAAATTTGCTGTGAATTTCTGATAAggaaaatacaataataattaaaaaaaaatatttcaacctTCAAACcgttcattatttttatttttctagcaAAATGTAAGCAGCTTATAATTACAAAAGCCTTCACAATAAACTTTTGAGTCCACAAGTTTGTAactcatttttttgaaaattttagttggatTCTGTTAGCTTGTAGAGGAGAATTTTACAAGCCAATGCGTCTTGTGTTTAAGTGTGAAGACTGATGAACTATATAAAGTATTTACCTGGTCATCTTTATACAGCCTCTGATCTTCAGGTCTGACCTTGAGAATACCTTCCACTATTCTCTTTACTTCATGCACGGTGGTAGACTCCTTGGCATCAGTGAAGATAGTTGCCTTCTTCCTTCGTAACATTAAAAATACATcctaaaagtataaata from Mytilus edulis unplaced genomic scaffold, xbMytEdul2.2 SCAFFOLD_684, whole genome shotgun sequence harbors:
- the LOC139507610 gene encoding elongin-B-like — its product is MDVFLMLRRKKATIFTDAKESTTVHEVKRIVEGILKVRPEDQRLYKDDQPLDDNKTLGDYGFTFATARAQAPATIGLAFRQDDGEFEALEVTPLSNPPELPDVMKPQDTATHAQEQTAS